A region of Pirellulaceae bacterium DNA encodes the following proteins:
- a CDS encoding TIGR03936 family radical SAM-associated protein, giving the protein MSRQKLRIRFRKQGDLRLISHRDLARALERLFRRAELPLAMSEGFHPHPKITFPAALGLGIEGCNEVIELTLAEARDPVEVRQRLTEESPPGLVIKNVTELETSNRKIQVDQVTYEITIPTERQEALSSAIDELLSKSSFSFQRKGRTEPIDLRRSIKDIQLVDERLQIQLWVSQETIARPREILQVLRVDDLEDRGRWITRTEVHLTS; this is encoded by the coding sequence ATGAGTCGTCAAAAACTACGAATTCGTTTTCGCAAACAGGGCGATCTACGACTGATCAGCCACCGCGATCTTGCACGCGCCTTGGAAAGACTGTTCCGACGCGCCGAACTGCCATTAGCGATGAGCGAAGGTTTCCATCCTCATCCAAAGATCACCTTCCCCGCCGCCTTAGGACTCGGCATTGAAGGGTGCAATGAAGTTATCGAACTTACTTTGGCAGAAGCAAGAGACCCGGTTGAAGTGCGTCAACGCCTCACGGAGGAATCACCACCCGGCCTCGTGATCAAGAACGTCACAGAACTTGAAACAAGCAACCGCAAGATTCAAGTCGATCAAGTGACCTACGAAATCACGATCCCTACGGAGCGACAAGAAGCACTCAGCAGTGCTATCGACGAGCTGCTCAGCAAAAGCTCGTTTTCGTTTCAGCGGAAAGGCCGAACCGAACCAATTGACTTGCGACGAAGCATTAAAGATATCCAACTTGTCGACGAACGTTTGCAAATCCAACTCTGGGTTTCCCAAGAAACGATCGCTCGACCTCGTGAAATACTGCAAGTCCTAAGGGTGGATGACCTCGAAGATCGAGGCCGTTGGATTACACGCACTGAAGTGCACCTGACATCCTGA